A DNA window from Luteolibacter luteus contains the following coding sequences:
- the purN gene encoding phosphoribosylglycinamide formyltransferase, whose protein sequence is MNLGFFASHGGSNMQALIDATKRGELEARPALLISNNRNSQATVRAQQEGMPFLVMNSVTHPDFEALDQAMLDALREHQVDLIILAGYMKMIGPKVLEAYDNRILNIHPALLPKFGGHGMFGQHVHKAVLEAGETVTGVTIHLVNSEYDEGRIIAQAEVPVMPGDTVESLAARVLKKEHEFFAKTLQDVASGKLEL, encoded by the coding sequence ATGAACCTCGGATTTTTCGCCTCTCACGGTGGCTCGAACATGCAGGCCCTCATCGATGCCACGAAGCGTGGCGAACTCGAAGCCCGGCCAGCCTTGCTGATCTCGAACAACCGCAATTCCCAAGCCACTGTCCGGGCCCAGCAGGAAGGCATGCCCTTCCTCGTCATGAATTCGGTGACCCATCCCGACTTCGAGGCGCTCGACCAGGCGATGCTCGACGCGTTGCGGGAACACCAAGTGGATCTCATCATTCTGGCTGGCTACATGAAGATGATCGGCCCCAAAGTTCTGGAGGCCTATGACAACCGGATCCTGAACATTCACCCTGCCCTGCTGCCAAAATTTGGCGGCCACGGAATGTTCGGCCAGCATGTCCACAAGGCCGTGCTCGAAGCCGGTGAGACGGTGACAGGCGTAACCATCCATCTCGTGAACAGCGAGTATGACGAAGGCCGGATCATCGCCCAAGCCGAGGTACCGGTGATGCCCGGGGACACCGTGGAATCGCTGGCAGCCCGCGTGCTGAAGAAAGAGCACGAGTTCTTCGCGAAGACCCTGCAGGATGTGGCGAGCGGGAAGCTGGAGCTGTAG
- a CDS encoding AAA family ATPase has protein sequence MKRILVTGNAGSGKSTLARKIAAELDLPYHSLDRVVWQPGWKKTPKEERDRQVRELTDQDQWVIDGVSYAVQEVADTVVFLDMPRRLCFWRAFKRNWKHAFHSRPELPPNCPEILIVPTLCRIIWNFPGAIRPGILERIAKAQPTQSSFHVTSGEDLARLLPALGDARSVKHSQLES, from the coding sequence ATGAAGAGAATCCTCGTCACCGGCAACGCAGGTTCAGGCAAATCGACCCTCGCACGGAAGATCGCGGCGGAACTCGACCTCCCTTACCATAGCTTGGACCGCGTGGTGTGGCAGCCGGGATGGAAGAAGACCCCGAAGGAGGAGCGCGACCGACAAGTTCGCGAGCTGACGGATCAGGACCAATGGGTCATCGATGGGGTCTCCTATGCCGTGCAAGAAGTGGCGGACACGGTGGTCTTTCTTGATATGCCACGCCGCCTCTGCTTCTGGCGTGCTTTCAAACGCAACTGGAAGCATGCCTTCCATTCGCGTCCCGAACTTCCTCCCAATTGCCCGGAGATCCTGATCGTCCCAACTCTGTGCCGGATCATCTGGAATTTCCCTGGTGCGATTCGGCCGGGAATTTTGGAGCGGATCGCGAAAGCCCAACCGACGCAGAGCAGCTTTCACGTGACGTCGGGTGAGGATCTAGCGAGGCTTCTCCCGGCACTCGGAGACGCACGTTCCGTGAAGCATTCTCAACTCGAATCATGA
- a CDS encoding histidinol-phosphatase HisJ family protein has protein sequence MPADYHTHTPLCRHATGEPEEYIAAARAAGLTEYGISDHAPARPEPFDDWRMLESELPAYFEWIERARSAAGPLPVRAGMECDWLTGCESWIEELSGRYPWDYLIGSVHYLGAWDFDNPKWLGRWKDEDIDQVWTHYWKTYAEMARSGLFDILGHPDLVKKFSHRPTGDLARFYEPAIEAIADSGCVIELNTAGWHKPCEEAYPHPQFLGLARQAGIPLVISSDSHAPGEVARDFGKAIEWAKSAGYRETVLFEGRKRSTQIIP, from the coding sequence GTGCCGGCCGACTACCACACCCACACCCCCCTCTGCCGGCACGCCACCGGTGAGCCCGAGGAATACATCGCCGCCGCCCGTGCCGCCGGGCTGACAGAGTATGGAATCTCGGATCACGCCCCCGCCCGCCCTGAGCCTTTCGACGATTGGCGGATGCTGGAGAGCGAACTTCCCGCTTATTTCGAGTGGATCGAGCGCGCCCGCAGCGCCGCCGGGCCCCTCCCCGTCCGCGCCGGGATGGAGTGCGACTGGCTGACAGGCTGTGAAAGCTGGATCGAAGAGCTTTCGGGCCGTTACCCGTGGGACTACCTCATCGGCTCCGTCCACTACCTCGGAGCCTGGGATTTCGATAATCCGAAATGGCTGGGCCGTTGGAAGGACGAGGATATCGACCAGGTCTGGACCCACTATTGGAAGACCTACGCCGAAATGGCCCGCAGCGGCCTCTTCGACATTCTGGGCCATCCCGATCTGGTGAAGAAATTTTCACATCGGCCCACCGGAGATCTGGCTCGCTTCTACGAGCCCGCCATCGAAGCCATCGCGGACTCCGGCTGCGTGATCGAGCTGAACACCGCGGGCTGGCACAAGCCCTGTGAAGAAGCCTATCCGCATCCCCAGTTCCTCGGCCTAGCCCGCCAAGCAGGCATTCCGCTGGTGATTTCCTCCGACTCCCACGCGCCCGGCGAGGTCGCGCGGGATTTCGGGAAGGCGATCGAATGGGCGAAGTCGGCGGGGTATCGTGAGACGGTTTTGTTTGAGGGGCGGAAGCGAAGCACCCAGATCATTCCTTGA
- a CDS encoding phosphate acyltransferase, with amino-acid sequence MSTDLSSQLQGSNPFTEYQIQKLRSHPKRIVFTEGEDLRVLRAAERLVAAEAAAPVLLGNREAIRGLAAENGVSLKFVNVIEPAKASDFGLFCQRFAKVERYRKLSAADPGDVVSRPHYFGAMMVQYGQADALVGGNKSLPATLFRALLHTIQPLPSVPKMFGMMVLVAPHLQHFGSDGILFLADCGLIPQPTVDQLAAITIETGKLAKHFLGREPRIALLSHSTKGSAGTEEARKMAAAAALAIDKAKEAYLDFKITGEVQADVALDPTASEIKLPDADHRDPADVLVFPNLDAAHISLKLLQHCAGAINYGQILAGLARPCAQVPRTATEETIFGTAAAVGVEAIKYHQLYPDGEV; translated from the coding sequence ATGTCGACCGATCTTTCCAGTCAGCTCCAAGGCAGCAATCCATTCACGGAATACCAAATCCAGAAGCTCCGGAGTCACCCGAAGCGTATCGTTTTCACCGAGGGCGAGGACCTGCGCGTGTTGCGAGCCGCCGAGCGCTTGGTGGCGGCGGAAGCCGCTGCGCCGGTGCTACTCGGGAATCGCGAGGCGATCCGGGGACTGGCTGCTGAAAACGGTGTCAGCCTGAAGTTCGTCAATGTGATCGAGCCGGCCAAGGCCTCGGACTTCGGCCTTTTCTGTCAACGCTTTGCGAAAGTGGAGCGCTACCGGAAGCTCTCTGCGGCGGACCCCGGCGACGTGGTCTCCCGGCCGCACTATTTCGGCGCAATGATGGTCCAGTATGGCCAGGCGGACGCCTTGGTGGGCGGAAACAAGAGCCTGCCCGCGACCCTTTTCCGTGCCCTGTTGCACACAATCCAGCCGCTGCCGAGCGTGCCGAAGATGTTTGGCATGATGGTGCTGGTGGCCCCGCACCTGCAGCATTTCGGCAGCGACGGCATCCTTTTCCTCGCCGACTGCGGCCTGATTCCGCAGCCGACGGTTGATCAACTCGCCGCGATCACGATCGAAACCGGCAAACTGGCGAAGCACTTCCTCGGCCGCGAGCCGCGGATCGCACTGCTCAGCCACTCCACGAAGGGCTCGGCTGGCACCGAAGAAGCCCGGAAAATGGCCGCCGCTGCCGCGCTGGCCATCGACAAGGCGAAGGAAGCCTACCTCGATTTCAAGATCACCGGTGAAGTCCAAGCGGACGTGGCGCTCGACCCGACCGCTTCGGAGATCAAGCTGCCGGACGCCGATCACCGCGATCCGGCGGACGTGCTGGTCTTCCCGAACCTGGACGCCGCGCACATTTCCCTGAAGCTGCTCCAGCACTGCGCCGGGGCGATCAACTACGGCCAGATCCTCGCCGGTCTCGCCCGGCCCTGTGCCCAAGTGCCGCGGACCGCGACTGAGGAGACGATCTTCGGCACCGCCGCCGCCGTGGGCGTGGAGGCAATCAAGTACCACCAGCTCTACCCCGACGGGGAGGTTTGA
- a CDS encoding diflavin oxidoreductase has translation MSSFIQIPEDAPFSADQRVWLGQFLSNLLAGAAAAAPQASGPAVPVTILWGSQTGNSEGLAKKLVKSLKKGNFEPEVFDMGAYDRGRLPQEKNLLIITSTYGDGEPPDNAAELYNFLLSDSAPRMEGVQFSVLALGDTNYPDFCKCGIDFDNRLEQLGASRFFQRIDSDVDYDGPFKQWSDGVLSVLAPAGAASGNGAAAVVEQAETGYSKKNPFPSGIVANYNLNGAGEKQTHHVSLSLDGSGLEYEVGDALGVYPLNPADVVDELMAALPFNTNTSVPLPDGGEAPLREALISSYDIGNLNKSLIQKWQARSGSPFLRSLVEADDKKAWDDFCWGRDLIDLVIDHPADFTDAEDFVGTLKKLQPRLYSIASSPKAHPGEVHLCVGIVRYNTYGRKRGGICSTFLSDRSNGLKPGVFVHSNKAFRLPENGETPVIMVGPGTGIAPFRAFLEERKISGAKGGNWLFFGNPYQATDFLYSEELTAFQKDGTLQRLDLAWSRDQKEKIYVQNLMVQQGAELWKWFQDGAAFYVCGDASRMAKDVDAALHTVAEQHGGLSKEDAAAWVNQLKKDKRYLRDVY, from the coding sequence ATGTCCTCTTTCATCCAGATCCCCGAAGACGCACCCTTTTCCGCCGACCAGCGTGTCTGGCTCGGTCAATTTCTGTCCAATTTGCTGGCAGGGGCCGCCGCGGCCGCACCGCAAGCTTCCGGCCCGGCTGTTCCGGTGACGATCTTGTGGGGCTCGCAGACCGGTAACTCCGAAGGATTGGCCAAGAAACTGGTGAAGTCCCTGAAGAAGGGGAATTTCGAACCGGAAGTGTTCGACATGGGTGCCTATGATCGTGGGCGCCTGCCGCAGGAGAAGAATCTCCTGATCATCACCTCCACCTACGGTGATGGCGAGCCGCCGGACAATGCCGCGGAGCTCTACAATTTCCTGCTGAGCGACTCCGCCCCGCGCATGGAGGGCGTCCAGTTCTCCGTCCTCGCGCTGGGTGACACGAACTACCCGGACTTCTGCAAGTGCGGGATCGATTTCGACAATCGGCTCGAGCAGCTCGGTGCTTCCCGTTTCTTCCAGCGCATCGATAGCGATGTGGACTACGACGGTCCCTTCAAACAGTGGTCGGATGGCGTGCTCTCGGTGCTCGCTCCCGCGGGTGCGGCATCGGGCAATGGTGCCGCTGCCGTAGTCGAGCAGGCCGAAACGGGATACTCGAAGAAGAATCCGTTCCCGTCCGGCATCGTCGCGAACTACAATCTCAATGGTGCCGGCGAGAAGCAGACGCACCACGTGTCCCTTTCGCTCGATGGTTCCGGCCTTGAGTATGAAGTGGGCGATGCACTCGGCGTTTATCCTCTGAATCCGGCGGATGTGGTGGATGAGCTGATGGCCGCGCTGCCCTTCAACACGAACACCTCCGTGCCGCTGCCTGACGGCGGCGAGGCCCCGCTGCGCGAGGCACTCATTTCTTCCTACGATATCGGCAACCTCAACAAGTCCCTCATCCAGAAGTGGCAGGCCCGCAGCGGTTCGCCCTTCCTGCGCTCCCTCGTGGAAGCGGATGACAAGAAGGCATGGGATGACTTCTGCTGGGGCCGCGATCTTATCGATCTCGTGATCGACCATCCGGCCGACTTCACCGATGCGGAAGACTTCGTGGGCACGCTGAAGAAGCTGCAGCCGCGCCTCTACTCGATCGCCTCCAGCCCGAAGGCACACCCGGGTGAAGTCCACCTCTGCGTGGGCATCGTCCGCTACAACACCTACGGCCGGAAGCGCGGTGGTATCTGCTCGACCTTCCTCTCCGATCGTTCCAACGGTCTGAAGCCGGGTGTCTTCGTTCACTCCAACAAGGCCTTCCGCTTGCCGGAAAACGGCGAGACGCCCGTGATCATGGTGGGCCCTGGCACCGGCATCGCGCCGTTCCGCGCCTTCCTCGAAGAGCGCAAGATCAGCGGCGCGAAGGGTGGGAACTGGCTCTTCTTCGGTAACCCCTATCAGGCTACGGACTTCCTCTATTCCGAGGAACTCACGGCATTCCAGAAGGACGGCACGCTCCAGCGTCTGGATCTTGCCTGGTCCCGCGACCAGAAGGAGAAGATCTACGTGCAGAACCTGATGGTTCAGCAAGGCGCCGAGCTCTGGAAGTGGTTCCAAGATGGTGCCGCCTTTTACGTCTGCGGTGATGCCTCGCGCATGGCCAAGGATGTCGATGCCGCGCTCCACACCGTGGCCGAACAGCACGGTGGTCTTTCCAAGGAAGACGCCGCGGCGTGGGTGAACCAGCTCAAGAAGGACAAGCGCTACCTGCGCGACGTCTACTAA
- a CDS encoding alpha/beta hydrolase has protein sequence MKTLLAALALLLPLHAEGILLWPAGAPGSEGKTGEEVVKKSENGELTVTNVHKPTITPYLPAKEKATGAAVIVAPGGGHSILCVTHEGSNVAEWLADHGIAAFVLKYRLAKEPGSTYTVDDHAVADMQRAIRLVRSRASEWNIRPDAVGVMGFSAGGEVCALASMKFGPKESDASDPLDKLSDRPDFQALIYPGRSQRIEPFKDSPPAFLAASANDRPDISEGLTKVYLDFKKAGVPVELHLYSGGGHGFGIRPGKNAPVDQWILRFDEWLKDRKFVR, from the coding sequence ATGAAAACGCTGCTCGCCGCATTGGCACTCCTGCTTCCACTTCATGCGGAGGGGATCCTGCTCTGGCCGGCCGGTGCTCCCGGCTCCGAGGGCAAGACCGGCGAGGAGGTGGTGAAGAAATCCGAGAACGGCGAACTCACCGTCACCAATGTCCACAAGCCCACCATCACCCCTTACCTTCCCGCGAAGGAGAAGGCCACCGGAGCAGCGGTGATCGTGGCACCGGGTGGCGGTCATTCCATCCTCTGCGTGACCCATGAAGGCAGCAATGTCGCCGAATGGCTCGCGGATCACGGGATCGCCGCCTTCGTTCTCAAGTATCGCCTCGCGAAGGAACCCGGCTCCACCTACACGGTCGACGATCATGCGGTGGCAGACATGCAGCGTGCGATCCGCCTCGTCCGCAGCCGGGCCAGCGAATGGAACATCCGGCCCGATGCCGTGGGCGTCATGGGCTTCTCCGCCGGTGGCGAAGTCTGTGCGCTCGCCAGCATGAAGTTCGGGCCGAAAGAGTCCGATGCCTCCGATCCTCTCGACAAGCTCAGCGATCGCCCCGATTTCCAAGCCCTGATCTATCCAGGCCGCTCTCAACGGATCGAGCCCTTCAAGGACTCGCCACCCGCCTTCCTCGCCGCATCCGCGAATGATCGCCCCGACATTTCCGAAGGCCTGACGAAGGTGTATCTCGATTTCAAGAAAGCCGGCGTGCCGGTGGAACTGCACCTCTATTCCGGTGGCGGACACGGCTTCGGCATCCGGCCCGGAAAGAATGCTCCGGTGGATCAATGGATCCTCCGCTTCGACGAGTGGCTGAAGGACCGGAAGTTCGTCCGCTAA
- a CDS encoding DUF1552 domain-containing protein encodes MNAVTNRRRFLRGIGACLALPSFEAFMPRAMAASAGARAFATTATGAPLRMAFLYFPNGAIQSHWTASGKGADFRLENTLAPLEALKHRVQVISGLEHLNADPGNDGAGDHARANGTFLTGVRVKKTAGSDIYAGISVDQIAAQQIGKSTRFASLELSADPHRKSGGCDSGYSCAYESNLAWRTPTSPLSPESNPRLVFERLFGAGNHGERGDSLARRREQQRSILDFVMEDAKAIQGQLTNRDKAKMDEYLTGVREIEQQIVTAESFQNIPDPDMATPDGIPQRYDEYIKLMFQMMALAFETDATRISTMLLARDGSNRSFPEINVAEGHHSLSHHREDKDMIQKVTQIDLFYAQRLAEFLALLESKQDADGQTILHNSMIVYGCGNSDGNRHTHANLPIVVAGNGGGALNPSQHLTAQATPMCNLYLNMLDAMGTPSLDRFGDSTGRLAGV; translated from the coding sequence ATGAACGCCGTCACCAATCGCCGCCGCTTCCTCCGCGGCATCGGAGCCTGCCTGGCCCTGCCATCCTTCGAGGCCTTCATGCCACGCGCCATGGCCGCCTCCGCCGGAGCCCGGGCCTTCGCCACCACGGCCACCGGCGCACCGCTGCGCATGGCCTTCCTCTACTTCCCGAACGGTGCGATCCAAAGCCACTGGACCGCCTCCGGCAAGGGCGCGGACTTCAGGCTGGAGAACACCCTCGCCCCTCTCGAAGCACTCAAGCATCGCGTGCAGGTGATCTCGGGATTGGAGCACCTCAATGCCGACCCCGGCAATGACGGGGCGGGCGACCACGCCCGGGCAAACGGCACTTTCCTTACCGGCGTTCGCGTGAAGAAGACCGCAGGCAGCGACATCTACGCCGGCATCTCCGTGGACCAGATCGCTGCGCAGCAGATTGGCAAGAGTACGCGCTTTGCCTCCCTCGAGCTTTCCGCCGATCCGCACCGCAAGTCTGGCGGTTGCGATTCCGGCTACTCCTGCGCCTACGAGTCGAACCTCGCGTGGCGCACTCCAACCTCGCCGCTTTCCCCGGAGTCGAATCCCCGTCTCGTCTTCGAGCGGCTTTTCGGCGCAGGCAACCACGGGGAAAGGGGCGACAGCTTGGCCCGCCGTCGCGAGCAGCAGCGCTCGATCCTCGACTTCGTGATGGAAGACGCGAAGGCGATCCAAGGACAGCTCACCAACCGCGATAAGGCGAAGATGGACGAGTATCTTACCGGCGTGCGCGAGATCGAGCAGCAGATCGTTACCGCGGAAAGCTTCCAGAATATCCCGGATCCGGACATGGCCACGCCCGATGGCATCCCGCAGCGCTACGATGAATACATCAAGCTGATGTTCCAGATGATGGCGCTCGCCTTCGAGACGGATGCCACGCGCATCTCCACGATGCTTCTCGCACGCGATGGCAGCAACCGCTCCTTCCCGGAGATCAATGTCGCCGAAGGCCACCACTCGCTCTCCCATCATCGCGAGGACAAGGACATGATCCAGAAGGTCACTCAGATCGACCTCTTCTACGCACAGCGCCTTGCGGAGTTCCTCGCACTCCTCGAGTCGAAGCAAGATGCCGACGGTCAAACCATCCTCCACAATTCGATGATCGTTTACGGTTGCGGCAACTCGGATGGCAACCGCCACACCCACGCCAACCTGCCCATCGTGGTAGCCGGCAATGGCGGCGGTGCCCTGAATCCGAGCCAGCATCTCACCGCGCAAGCCACGCCGATGTGCAACCTCTACCTGAACATGCTGGATGCCATGGGCACTCCCTCCCTGGACCGCTTCGGCGATAGCACGGGACGACTGGCGGGCGTTTGA
- a CDS encoding DUF1592 domain-containing protein: MPVPSRFFLLRSALTLCVCTAARADDFAATYEDKILPILEDHCFSCHGEGEDKGKVSFDTFGSTEELMKQTSLWDHALRNIRAGLMPPAKKRKPSTEDLATLEEWIKRGPLKLDPENPDPGRVTLRRLNRVEYRNTIKDLTGYDFRTDEEFPADDTGYGFDNIGDVLSTSPLLLEKYMQAAETIIAKGMPMENRVTPQRNLPAGLFRGQGEGRTGDWEYRLSLYDPADLTAEVKIEKSGTYRVVLNATARGSFSYDPGRANAIWSVEGRKLLDQELKWSPAQKMESSIEVKWEAGSYPLHLTLQPLVDKSQQPPDLGDGPPSVNLHLNGITLIGPMEEEHKVHPPNYERFFTRDQAPEDAAEREQYASELIRRFATRAYRRPVDEITVQKLTGFAKQSMDAPGGTFEKGLGRAIAAILASPRFLFRMESTVPESDPAAHPLLDEYSLASRLSYFLWSTTPDDTLYQLAGKGELRKNLAAQIERMLKDERSDEFVENFAGQWLQTRDVEGASIDARVVLARDAGTERENTERFQKFRQLNTEIDEAEKAGNTSKVAALRDELGELRKKFRGQRRVEFSGSLRTAMRREAEMYFRHLLREDRSVLELIETDSTFLNGELAAHYGIPGVEGGDMRMVKLPEDSPRGGIITMGSVLAVTSNPTRTSPVKRGLFILDNVLGTPPPPAPPNIPSLEASEKTADGRELTLREALAMHREKPLCSSCHNRMDPLGLALENFNAMGLWRDQERGQPLASPAGQLITGEMFKDVRELKHLLVTARREDYYRCLTEKLLTYAIGRGPQPCDITTVDAIVEKMEQSGGKFSTLITGIIESAPFQKRQRPST; the protein is encoded by the coding sequence ATGCCAGTGCCTTCCCGCTTCTTCCTCCTGCGGTCGGCCCTCACGCTGTGCGTTTGCACGGCGGCGCGGGCGGATGACTTCGCGGCCACTTATGAAGACAAGATCCTGCCCATTCTCGAGGATCATTGCTTCTCCTGCCACGGCGAGGGCGAGGACAAGGGGAAGGTCAGCTTTGACACCTTCGGCTCCACGGAAGAGCTGATGAAGCAAACTTCCCTCTGGGACCACGCCCTCCGGAACATCCGTGCCGGCTTGATGCCCCCGGCCAAGAAAAGGAAGCCTTCCACGGAGGACCTCGCCACCCTCGAGGAATGGATCAAGCGCGGCCCGCTGAAGCTCGATCCCGAAAATCCCGATCCCGGCCGGGTAACCCTTCGTCGCCTGAACCGCGTCGAATACCGGAACACGATCAAGGACCTCACCGGCTACGATTTTCGCACCGACGAAGAGTTCCCCGCCGACGACACCGGCTACGGCTTCGACAACATCGGCGACGTCCTGAGCACTTCCCCTCTCCTGCTGGAGAAATACATGCAGGCGGCGGAAACCATCATCGCCAAGGGCATGCCGATGGAAAATCGCGTGACGCCCCAGCGGAATCTCCCCGCAGGCCTCTTCCGCGGCCAAGGCGAAGGCCGCACCGGCGATTGGGAATACCGACTCTCCCTCTACGATCCCGCCGATCTCACGGCCGAGGTGAAGATCGAAAAATCCGGTACCTACCGCGTGGTCCTGAATGCCACCGCCCGCGGCTCCTTTTCCTACGATCCCGGTCGCGCCAACGCCATCTGGTCCGTCGAAGGCCGCAAGCTGCTTGACCAAGAACTGAAGTGGAGCCCGGCCCAGAAGATGGAGTCATCCATCGAGGTAAAGTGGGAGGCGGGCAGCTATCCGCTGCACCTCACGCTTCAACCGCTGGTCGACAAATCGCAGCAACCGCCGGACCTCGGCGACGGCCCCCCGAGTGTGAATCTCCACCTGAATGGCATCACGCTGATCGGGCCGATGGAGGAGGAGCACAAGGTGCATCCACCCAACTACGAACGCTTCTTCACCCGCGACCAAGCGCCCGAAGATGCCGCGGAGCGCGAGCAATATGCCTCCGAGCTCATCCGTCGCTTCGCCACCCGCGCGTACCGCCGTCCGGTGGATGAGATCACTGTGCAGAAGCTGACCGGCTTCGCGAAGCAATCGATGGATGCTCCCGGTGGCACCTTCGAGAAGGGACTCGGCCGCGCCATCGCTGCGATCCTCGCTTCCCCGCGCTTCCTTTTCCGCATGGAGTCCACCGTGCCGGAAAGCGATCCCGCCGCGCATCCGCTGCTCGACGAATATTCGCTGGCCTCGCGACTTTCGTACTTCCTCTGGTCCACCACCCCGGACGACACGCTCTATCAGCTCGCCGGGAAAGGTGAGCTGCGCAAGAACCTCGCCGCCCAGATCGAGCGCATGCTGAAGGATGAGCGCTCGGATGAATTCGTGGAAAACTTCGCCGGCCAATGGCTGCAAACCCGCGATGTCGAGGGCGCGAGCATCGATGCCCGCGTGGTCCTCGCGCGCGACGCCGGCACGGAGAGGGAGAACACCGAGCGCTTCCAGAAATTCCGCCAGCTCAACACGGAGATCGACGAAGCGGAAAAGGCTGGCAACACCAGCAAGGTCGCGGCCCTCCGCGATGAACTGGGAGAGCTCAGGAAGAAATTCCGCGGCCAGCGCCGGGTGGAATTCAGCGGATCCCTCCGCACCGCGATGCGCCGGGAAGCGGAGATGTATTTCCGCCATCTCCTCCGCGAGGATCGCAGCGTGCTGGAGCTGATCGAGACGGACTCGACCTTCCTCAATGGCGAGCTCGCAGCCCACTACGGCATCCCGGGTGTCGAAGGCGGAGACATGCGCATGGTGAAGCTCCCGGAAGACAGCCCCCGCGGCGGGATTATTACGATGGGCTCCGTACTTGCGGTGACCTCGAATCCCACCCGCACCTCGCCGGTGAAGCGCGGACTCTTCATCCTGGACAACGTGCTGGGAACCCCGCCGCCGCCCGCACCGCCGAACATCCCTTCCCTGGAAGCTTCCGAGAAAACCGCGGACGGCCGCGAGCTGACCCTGCGCGAGGCGCTGGCGATGCACCGCGAAAAGCCGCTCTGTTCTTCCTGCCACAATCGCATGGATCCTCTCGGTCTGGCATTGGAGAACTTCAACGCGATGGGCCTCTGGCGTGACCAGGAGCGCGGCCAGCCGCTCGCCTCCCCCGCCGGCCAGCTCATCACCGGTGAGATGTTCAAGGACGTCCGCGAGCTGAAGCACTTGCTCGTCACCGCCCGCCGGGAGGACTACTATCGCTGCCTCACCGAAAAGCTGCTCACCTACGCAATCGGACGCGGCCCGCAGCCCTGCGACATCACCACCGTCGATGCCATCGTCGAAAAGATGGAGCAATCCGGCGGCAAGTTTTCGACCCTGATCACGGGCATCATCGAATCCGCCCCGTTCCAAAAACGCCAACGACCCTCGACATGA